One window of the Deltaproteobacteria bacterium genome contains the following:
- a CDS encoding pyridoxal phosphate-dependent aminotransferase — translation MAQHHTSHARLAARMKDITAFEAVDLFTKARQLEAEGRSIIHMEVGEPDFPTPEPIIQAGMQALQQGNIHYTPALGIPALRAAISQWYATRYRVDVPPERIAVTVGGSGALLLALGVLLSPGDEVLMSDPSYPCNRHFVRALEGRARLIPTGAQSAYQLTASMVESHWSPATAAVMIASPSNPTGTMVSDIDMHALAATTQALGGRVIVDEIYHGLTYGCEAQTALAISDEIFVLNSFSKYFQMTGWRIGWLVVPSMYVREVEKLAQHLFISPPYLAQHAALAAFRPETLAITEERRAEFQRRRDFLLPALTRLGFSVPVVPVGAFYLYTDCSRFSNDSFAFAEDLLHQAGVALTPGRDFGRHLPERHLRITYTTSMDKLHEGVERIRRFLTR, via the coding sequence ATGGCCCAACACCACACCTCTCACGCACGTCTCGCGGCTCGCATGAAGGACATCACCGCCTTCGAGGCGGTCGATCTCTTCACCAAAGCACGTCAACTGGAAGCCGAAGGCCGATCGATTATCCATATGGAAGTTGGCGAGCCGGATTTTCCTACCCCCGAGCCGATTATCCAAGCCGGGATGCAGGCGCTCCAGCAGGGGAACATCCACTACACCCCGGCACTGGGAATTCCGGCTTTGCGCGCGGCCATCTCCCAGTGGTACGCCACGCGCTATCGGGTAGATGTTCCCCCGGAACGCATCGCCGTCACAGTAGGCGGCAGCGGGGCATTGTTGTTGGCATTGGGCGTGCTGTTGTCCCCTGGCGATGAAGTGTTAATGAGCGATCCCAGCTATCCGTGCAATCGGCACTTCGTCCGCGCGCTCGAAGGGCGGGCACGACTGATCCCCACCGGTGCGCAGAGTGCCTATCAACTCACGGCATCCATGGTCGAGTCCCATTGGTCACCGGCAACAGCAGCGGTCATGATCGCTTCACCGTCCAACCCCACCGGTACGATGGTCTCGGACATCGATATGCATGCTCTTGCCGCTACCACACAAGCATTAGGCGGACGGGTGATTGTCGATGAGATCTATCACGGCCTCACGTACGGTTGCGAGGCACAGACCGCGTTGGCCATCTCGGATGAAATCTTCGTGCTCAACAGCTTCTCGAAATACTTTCAGATGACAGGCTGGCGTATCGGGTGGCTGGTTGTCCCGTCGATGTACGTTCGCGAGGTGGAAAAACTGGCGCAGCATTTGTTTATCAGCCCGCCTTATCTGGCGCAACATGCGGCCTTGGCCGCGTTCCGTCCAGAAACGCTCGCCATCACCGAAGAACGGCGCGCGGAATTCCAGCGTCGTCGCGATTTTCTCCTCCCGGCACTCACGCGGTTGGGGTTCTCCGTGCCGGTCGTTCCGGTCGGCGCCTTTTATCTGTACACGGACTGTTCGCGCTTCAGTAACGACAGCTTCGCATTCGCCGAGGATTTACTGCATCAGGCCGGGGTGGCGCTTACGCCGGGTCGCGATTTTGGCCGCCATCTCCCGGAACGGCACTTGCGCATTACCTATACGACTTCGATGGACAAGCTCCACGAAGGGGTTGAACGCATCCGGCGTTTCTTAACCCGCTAA
- a CDS encoding response regulator transcription factor has translation MRVLLIEDERSLVDAIRSGLQTESIAVDCSYDGEEGLFKAQEGSYDALVLDISLPGRNGYEVCKKLREAEIWTPILMLTARHGEEHEAKALNLGADDFLSKPFSYVVLVARLRALVRRGAAPRPTVIHSGYLELDPLRMTCRCEGHEIHLTAREFALLELFMRRPGEVLPKQQILDHVWGFDFEGDENIVEVYVGYLRRKIDEPFGQRSLQTVRGVGYRLVRSED, from the coding sequence GTGCGGGTGTTACTCATCGAAGACGAACGTTCTCTCGTCGACGCAATCCGAAGCGGCTTGCAGACCGAATCGATTGCGGTGGACTGTTCGTACGACGGAGAAGAAGGGCTCTTTAAGGCGCAAGAAGGCAGCTATGACGCCCTCGTGTTGGACATCTCGCTGCCCGGACGCAACGGCTACGAAGTGTGCAAAAAACTACGGGAAGCCGAAATCTGGACGCCCATTTTGATGCTCACGGCCCGCCATGGCGAAGAGCATGAAGCGAAGGCCCTCAACCTCGGTGCCGACGACTTCCTATCCAAGCCCTTTTCCTATGTCGTCCTCGTTGCGCGGTTACGGGCACTCGTGCGGCGTGGCGCCGCGCCACGGCCCACCGTCATTCACAGCGGTTACCTGGAACTCGACCCGCTGCGCATGACCTGCCGGTGCGAAGGGCATGAAATTCACCTGACCGCGCGAGAGTTCGCCTTGCTCGAACTCTTCATGCGACGGCCAGGTGAGGTCCTGCCGAAACAGCAAATTCTCGATCATGTGTGGGGTTTCGATTTCGAGGGGGATGAAAACATCGTCGAGGTGTACGTCGGATATCTGCGACGAAAAATAGACGAGCCCTTCGGCCAACGCTCTCTGCAGACGGTTCGAGGCGTTGGCTACCGACTCGTGCGAAGCGAGGACTAA
- a CDS encoding HAMP domain-containing protein — MQRPLLIWMRSLRVRLTLTSMGVVAGALLVTSLSFLWVFESHLIGRMRARDTTTVVQEALLAVYSLRFPVLLSLVHLPGLDAGTVVQVTEKEGELLYDRRGNPLASPPAPLQKIVHTEQFPPLADGLNVQREFEEIFVTLDACLTKAGVNPREFSAPTVGEPSGVRPFIQINFHSQALEACFEYQRESFAQTSRLFARQTVKSTLNHSWYGKRSLMTGVTMLRPDGETPVTALAVTSLSDVDRRVDELRNALLIGAPFLIAFAGLVSWLIIERSLQPVEDIRREVIAIAHATLDRRVPEPPVQDELGRLARTMNEMLDRLEKAAKAQRQLVSDASHELKSPIASIRTQLEVALLHPHQTEWPAVASAALAENLRMQQLIDELLELARMDEQDPTAYVGERHVLDLDDIVFAEAKAIHSRRVRTDGVSAGQVSGNPHQLRRVLKNLIENAARYAREEIRIGLETVNSQVVLVIEDDGPGIPPQERERIFDRFARVEESRSRHAGGAGLGLAVVQGILIRHGGRITVGRAGIGGARFEVILPAAA, encoded by the coding sequence ATGCAACGTCCTTTACTCATCTGGATGCGCAGCCTGCGAGTGCGGTTGACACTCACGTCGATGGGCGTCGTCGCGGGTGCCTTGTTAGTGACCTCGCTCTCTTTTCTGTGGGTCTTCGAGTCGCATTTGATCGGCAGGATGCGTGCTCGCGACACGACCACAGTGGTGCAGGAAGCTCTCCTCGCCGTCTACAGCTTACGCTTCCCGGTCCTGCTCTCCCTCGTGCACTTGCCGGGGCTCGATGCCGGTACGGTCGTGCAAGTGACCGAGAAAGAGGGAGAGCTCTTGTACGATCGCCGAGGGAATCCGCTGGCTTCCCCTCCGGCACCGCTCCAGAAAATCGTGCATACCGAGCAGTTTCCTCCCCTAGCGGACGGTCTGAACGTCCAACGGGAGTTCGAGGAGATTTTCGTTACGCTCGACGCCTGCCTCACCAAAGCCGGTGTAAATCCGCGCGAGTTCAGCGCGCCCACGGTTGGCGAACCCTCCGGAGTTCGCCCGTTCATTCAGATCAATTTTCACAGCCAAGCGCTGGAAGCATGTTTCGAGTACCAGCGCGAGTCGTTCGCCCAGACCAGCAGGCTGTTCGCCCGGCAAACAGTGAAAAGCACCCTTAATCACTCCTGGTATGGCAAGCGCAGCCTCATGACTGGAGTGACCATGCTCCGTCCAGACGGCGAGACGCCGGTGACCGCGCTCGCCGTTACTTCATTGAGCGATGTCGATCGCCGCGTCGATGAACTCCGCAATGCGCTCCTGATCGGCGCGCCGTTTCTCATCGCTTTCGCCGGCCTCGTGTCGTGGCTGATTATCGAACGCTCCCTCCAACCGGTGGAAGACATTCGCCGGGAGGTGATCGCCATCGCCCACGCGACCCTTGACCGGCGCGTGCCTGAACCGCCGGTGCAAGACGAGCTGGGCCGCCTCGCCCGCACGATGAATGAAATGCTCGATCGACTGGAAAAAGCCGCCAAGGCGCAACGTCAGCTCGTGTCCGACGCCTCACACGAACTCAAGAGCCCCATCGCTTCCATCCGCACCCAACTGGAAGTTGCCTTACTGCATCCGCACCAAACCGAGTGGCCCGCAGTCGCCTCGGCTGCGCTCGCGGAAAATCTGCGCATGCAGCAACTGATCGACGAATTGCTGGAACTGGCTCGCATGGACGAGCAAGATCCCACCGCCTACGTCGGAGAGCGGCACGTCTTGGATCTCGACGATATTGTCTTTGCCGAGGCTAAAGCCATCCACAGTCGGCGGGTACGGACGGACGGGGTGTCGGCAGGCCAAGTCAGCGGCAACCCTCACCAACTCCGCCGCGTTCTGAAAAATCTTATCGAGAACGCGGCACGCTATGCCCGGGAAGAGATTCGCATCGGCCTCGAAACCGTCAACAGCCAAGTCGTGCTGGTCATTGAAGACGATGGGCCGGGCATTCCCCCGCAAGAACGCGAGCGCATCTTCGATCGCTTCGCGCGGGTTGAAGAAAGTCGTAGCCGTCACGCCGGCGGGGCCGGGCTCGGCCTCGCCGTTGTGCAAGGCATTCTCATCCGACATGGCGGACGGATTACCGTAGGCCGCGCGGGCATTGGCGGGGCGAGATTCGAGGTCATCCTCCCAGCGGCGGCGTGA
- a CDS encoding pyridoxamine 5'-phosphate oxidase family protein, producing the protein MRLVLGLMLAASSSVAYLVHGGDTLDEGIEKALQTEPYIYVATRRLNGEWSTPAPVWFMYEAGTVYFTTSPSSHKAHRIHRRSTVRIWVGRKDGPNFDGEARFIKDSAVVERMGAAYGQKYWIAWLGLFRPRAGRVAAGNTLAVQVTPTRTAQP; encoded by the coding sequence ATGCGTCTTGTGTTAGGGCTGATGTTGGCTGCCAGTTCGTCGGTTGCCTATCTGGTGCACGGAGGAGACACATTGGACGAAGGAATCGAGAAGGCTCTGCAAACCGAGCCGTACATTTACGTTGCCACGCGACGGCTCAACGGGGAGTGGAGCACGCCCGCGCCGGTTTGGTTCATGTATGAAGCAGGCACGGTGTATTTCACTACCTCGCCCTCAAGCCATAAGGCGCATCGCATTCATCGCCGGAGCACTGTGCGAATTTGGGTCGGTCGTAAGGACGGCCCGAACTTTGACGGTGAGGCGCGCTTCATCAAAGACTCCGCTGTTGTGGAACGCATGGGGGCTGCCTACGGTCAGAAATATTGGATTGCGTGGCTTGGGTTGTTTCGTCCGCGTGCTGGGCGGGTGGCTGCCGGGAACACGCTCGCCGTGCAGGTCACGCCCACCCGGACGGCGCAACCGTGA
- a CDS encoding DUF1329 domain-containing protein, producing the protein MKDTSATQFPLRTLARWFSCGVLFILGLWVGLVHADETTIREQFHPYNRSTPQVLGLEPGVTITAANVQQAREVLPTELVQLVTAGDLALPIQKTTDLPPRATYLDATVQYSQNVSLQDSRVLAHYHAGAPFPLLDPADPQAGEKLAWNLRYRDMGEGFELRANPRQLNSGGGVEHSNRGLMKIRFGMYRPNPADNDPQWQAQGVYMKNSFELLAPSDQEGIISLRTFYDDDTRQTEQWRYSPQNRRTRKDTVNYVTPIGGYYEMLQEEQPPFFFQGYLHDYEWHFDGQRVMLMPGFLAAPTINYGGKNGWYPQVPWELRRVYVLTCSPRHAHPFGKRVFFLDQQTYTPLLAISYDASGAFVRLMITGHAYPHGHPGSNGVPLPMLVGAAWINYAKEHATLFTAGDTMIFNPPLSAQRFELMEILRKGK; encoded by the coding sequence GTGAAGGATACATCCGCGACGCAGTTTCCGCTTCGCACGCTTGCCCGGTGGTTCTCGTGTGGAGTGCTTTTTATTCTTGGCCTCTGGGTTGGTCTCGTCCACGCGGACGAGACCACGATCCGCGAGCAGTTTCACCCTTATAATCGCAGCACGCCGCAGGTCCTCGGTCTCGAACCAGGCGTGACCATCACCGCAGCCAACGTTCAACAGGCGCGGGAGGTCTTACCGACGGAACTCGTCCAGTTGGTAACGGCAGGGGACCTCGCGCTGCCGATCCAAAAGACGACCGATTTACCGCCCCGCGCCACGTATCTTGACGCGACGGTACAGTATTCTCAGAACGTTTCCCTGCAAGACAGTCGTGTCCTCGCTCACTATCACGCGGGTGCACCATTTCCATTGTTGGACCCTGCCGACCCGCAGGCAGGAGAAAAGCTGGCGTGGAATCTCCGCTATCGCGATATGGGCGAAGGCTTCGAACTGCGAGCGAATCCGCGACAGCTCAACAGCGGGGGCGGAGTCGAGCACAGCAATCGCGGGCTTATGAAAATTCGCTTCGGCATGTATCGCCCGAACCCAGCAGATAATGACCCACAGTGGCAAGCGCAAGGCGTGTACATGAAAAACTCCTTCGAGCTGCTGGCGCCCTCCGACCAGGAAGGCATCATCAGTCTCCGCACGTTTTACGATGACGATACCCGCCAAACCGAACAGTGGCGCTACTCCCCGCAAAACCGTCGCACGCGGAAAGACACAGTGAACTACGTCACGCCGATCGGGGGGTACTACGAGATGTTACAAGAAGAACAGCCGCCGTTCTTCTTCCAGGGGTATTTGCACGACTACGAATGGCATTTCGACGGCCAGCGGGTCATGCTCATGCCCGGCTTTCTTGCAGCTCCAACCATAAACTACGGCGGGAAAAATGGCTGGTATCCGCAGGTTCCATGGGAATTGCGGCGGGTCTACGTGCTCACCTGCTCGCCTCGACATGCCCATCCCTTCGGCAAGCGCGTCTTTTTCCTTGATCAGCAAACGTATACGCCGCTCCTTGCCATTTCTTATGACGCTAGCGGCGCCTTCGTCCGTCTGATGATTACCGGCCACGCGTATCCACACGGCCATCCAGGAAGTAACGGTGTCCCTTTGCCCATGTTGGTCGGCGCGGCGTGGATTAACTACGCCAAAGAGCACGCTACACTTTTCACGGCGGGAGATACGATGATATTTAACCCGCCTCTGTCCGCTCAGCGCTTCGAATTGATGGAGATCTTGCGCAAAGGAAAATGA
- the tnpA gene encoding IS200/IS605 family transposase: MPQSLSRVVIHVVFSTKERYPFLNPHVRLKLHSYLAPVARNAGGECSRAGGTADHVHLAIRLSRTLTIADLVENVKTSSSKWLKAQSPDLAIFSWQRGYGCFSVDPTGLDSLCAYIDRQEEHHRTRTFQAEFRSCLKESGVEYDETYVWD, translated from the coding sequence ATGCCACAATCGTTGAGCCGCGTTGTGATTCATGTTGTCTTCAGCACGAAGGAGCGGTATCCCTTCCTCAATCCCCATGTGCGCCTAAAACTCCACTCTTATCTCGCGCCGGTGGCGCGTAACGCCGGCGGTGAATGCTCTCGGGCGGGCGGCACCGCCGATCATGTGCACTTGGCTATTCGCCTGTCGCGTACTCTGACGATTGCGGACTTGGTGGAGAACGTGAAAACCTCGTCGTCGAAATGGTTGAAAGCCCAATCCCCTGACCTCGCGATCTTTTCGTGGCAACGCGGCTATGGTTGTTTCTCGGTCGATCCCACAGGTCTGGACTCGCTGTGCGCTTACATTGACCGCCAAGAGGAACACCACCGCACGCGCACGTTTCAGGCAGAGTTTCGCTCTTGCCTGAAGGAATCCGGCGTCGAGTATGATGAGACGTATGTGTGGGATTGA
- a CDS encoding type I restriction endonuclease subunit R, translating to MSHAYTEDQLVEQPAIGLFAALGWQTAAAKEETFGTGASLGRETKGEVVLVLRLRAALMRLNPALPPEAVTAAVDELTRDRSAMSLEAANREVYLLLKDGIKVSITDTDSTPHPNPLPGRGGEGVKSGGQKIERLRVMDWEQPTNNDFLLVSQFSVTGALYTCRPDLIGFVNGLPLVVLELKKPGMPARARPVEDQLRSAGQPFSRIQA from the coding sequence ATGAGCCACGCCTACACCGAAGACCAACTCGTCGAGCAGCCTGCTATCGGGCTTTTCGCTGCGCTGGGCTGGCAAACGGCAGCGGCGAAGGAAGAGACCTTCGGCACAGGCGCTTCGCTGGGGCGCGAGACGAAAGGCGAGGTGGTGCTGGTGCTGCGCCTGCGTGCGGCGCTCATGCGGCTGAATCCCGCGCTGCCGCCCGAAGCTGTTACCGCCGCCGTGGACGAATTGACTCGTGACCGTTCGGCCATGAGCCTGGAAGCCGCGAACCGCGAGGTGTATCTGCTGCTCAAGGATGGCATCAAGGTGTCGATTACGGATACGGATTCGACACCTCACCCCAACCCTCTCCCCGGTCGAGGCGGAGAGGGAGTCAAAAGCGGCGGGCAGAAAATCGAACGGCTGCGCGTGATGGATTGGGAGCAGCCGACGAACAACGATTTCCTGCTGGTCAGCCAGTTCAGCGTTACCGGCGCACTCTACACCTGCCGACCCGATCTGATCGGCTTCGTCAACGGCTTGCCGCTGGTGGTCCTCGAACTCAAGAAACCCGGCATGCCCGCCCGCGCTCGACCTGTCGAAGATCAACTTCGAAGCGCTGGCCAACCGTTTTCGCGAATCCAGGCCTAA
- a CDS encoding DUF3387 domain-containing protein: MSKINFEALANRFRESRPKNTDLEVLKAAIRIQLEKLIRLNRTRADFAEKFESLIESYNTGSRSIEELFEELVRLSRSLNEEQERHVRENMTEEELVIFDILTRPAPALSTEERAEVKKVAHELLKRLKQLLVLNWRQKSTARSQLKLAIEDALDSGLPRAYTPELYQQKCIAVFEHVYESYPERDAGVYAVAA; this comes from the coding sequence CTGTCGAAGATCAACTTCGAAGCGCTGGCCAACCGTTTTCGCGAATCCAGGCCTAAGAACACCGACCTGGAGGTGCTCAAGGCGGCGATCCGTATCCAACTGGAAAAGCTCATCCGACTCAACCGGACCCGCGCCGACTTCGCCGAGAAGTTCGAGTCGTTAATCGAAAGCTACAACACCGGGAGCCGGAGCATTGAGGAACTGTTCGAAGAACTGGTGAGGCTGAGCCGCAGCTTAAACGAAGAGCAAGAGCGTCACGTCCGCGAGAACATGACCGAGGAAGAGCTGGTCATCTTCGACATCCTCACGCGCCCGGCCCCCGCATTGAGCACGGAAGAACGCGCCGAAGTAAAGAAGGTTGCTCACGAACTGCTCAAACGGCTCAAGCAGTTGTTGGTCCTGAACTGGCGGCAAAAATCCACCGCCCGTTCCCAACTCAAGCTCGCCATCGAGGATGCGCTCGATAGCGGTCTGCCACGGGCGTACACCCCCGAGCTGTACCAGCAGAAGTGCATCGCCGTGTTCGAGCACGTGTACGAGAGCTATCCCGAGCGGGATGCCGGCGTCTATGCTGTAGCAGCCTGA
- a CDS encoding ACS family MFS transporter: MAGLSIDPQPSGFTPTAPAASLPLSQYIPRRFILVGLCFFSTFVCYIDRVNMSVAIIPMAEEFGWAQTTKGIVLSSFFYGYLATQVLGGWLADRYGGKVILGFGVLWWSIFTLLTPPAAAVSLTVLFIARVGMGLGEGVAFPAIHNLFARWAPVQERARFVSLNTSGIPLGTVGALFLTPLIVLAWGWQWVFYCFGLLGFIWFAFWYALAANSPEVHPSIHVLEAQFIRSNTPLVQKNETTPWRLLLSKAPTWAIIINHFCSNWGFYVILTWLPTYFKQALGADLSKVGIYTVLPWLVMFIMGNVAGWTADTLIKRGFSITFVRKLMQSIGFFGAATFISFVGSATTIPQAIALMCCALGTGAFALSGFGVNHLDIGPRYAGILLGFSNTAGTIPGILGVTLTGMILDATGSWQLVFMISAGIYVFGALVWLLFATGERVFE, from the coding sequence ATGGCTGGCCTTTCCATCGATCCCCAACCGAGCGGATTTACCCCGACCGCTCCCGCTGCCTCGTTACCCCTGAGCCAGTATATTCCACGACGCTTCATTCTCGTCGGCCTTTGTTTTTTCAGCACCTTCGTCTGCTATATCGACCGTGTCAACATGTCCGTCGCCATCATTCCCATGGCCGAGGAGTTCGGCTGGGCTCAAACGACGAAGGGCATCGTATTGTCGTCGTTCTTTTATGGGTATCTCGCCACACAAGTGTTGGGCGGGTGGCTAGCGGATCGCTACGGCGGAAAAGTCATCTTGGGTTTCGGTGTTTTGTGGTGGTCGATTTTTACTCTGCTGACGCCACCGGCAGCAGCGGTCTCCTTGACCGTGCTGTTCATCGCCCGCGTCGGGATGGGGCTGGGTGAAGGCGTCGCTTTCCCCGCTATTCATAATCTCTTTGCCCGCTGGGCACCGGTGCAAGAACGTGCGCGGTTCGTCTCGCTCAATACCAGCGGTATCCCCTTGGGCACCGTCGGCGCACTCTTCCTGACACCATTGATCGTCCTCGCCTGGGGATGGCAGTGGGTATTCTATTGTTTCGGTTTGCTGGGATTTATCTGGTTTGCCTTCTGGTACGCGCTCGCCGCGAATTCGCCGGAGGTCCATCCCTCCATTCATGTGTTGGAAGCGCAGTTCATCCGCTCCAACACCCCGCTCGTACAGAAAAACGAGACGACACCATGGAGACTGCTGCTCTCCAAAGCCCCCACTTGGGCGATCATTATCAACCACTTTTGCTCGAACTGGGGCTTCTATGTCATCCTCACCTGGTTGCCGACCTACTTCAAACAAGCACTGGGCGCGGACCTCTCGAAAGTAGGCATCTATACCGTCTTACCGTGGCTGGTGATGTTCATCATGGGCAACGTGGCGGGCTGGACGGCGGACACGCTGATCAAGCGCGGCTTCTCGATTACTTTTGTCCGTAAGCTGATGCAGAGTATTGGCTTCTTCGGCGCAGCCACCTTTATCAGCTTCGTCGGCAGCGCCACCACCATTCCGCAAGCCATTGCCCTGATGTGCTGCGCGCTTGGCACCGGCGCGTTTGCGCTCTCCGGCTTCGGGGTGAATCACTTGGACATCGGCCCACGCTATGCTGGTATCCTGCTCGGGTTCTCCAACACGGCAGGAACGATTCCCGGTATTCTTGGCGTGACACTGACCGGCATGATCCTTGACGCCACCGGGTCCTGGCAGCTTGTGTTCATGATTTCCGCAGGGATCTACGTCTTCGGCGCGCTAGTGTGGTTACTGTTCGCCACAGGAGAGCGGGTGTTCGAGTAG
- a CDS encoding DUF493 domain-containing protein, giving the protein MTTTRASLLEFPCHFPLKVIGKNEETFELQVMRIMQKYVAEADTAHCQRRLSAGSKYLALTISFMAQSQEQLEALYHELSRLEVVQFTL; this is encoded by the coding sequence ATGACAACTACACGAGCCTCACTGCTTGAATTTCCCTGCCACTTTCCGCTGAAGGTGATTGGGAAGAACGAAGAGACATTTGAACTGCAGGTTATGCGGATCATGCAGAAGTATGTGGCCGAAGCGGATACGGCCCACTGTCAGCGCCGACTCAGCGCCGGGAGCAAATATCTCGCGCTGACTATCTCCTTCATGGCCCAGAGCCAGGAGCAACTCGAAGCGCTCTACCACGAGCTGAGCAGGCTTGAAGTGGTGCAGTTTACGTTGTAA
- a CDS encoding crotonase/enoyl-CoA hydratase family protein, which yields MSIRIEKDGHITTVIMNRPEVRNAVDHPTALELQRAFQDFDADPDAYVGVLCGDNATFCAGYDLKSVASGQGSGHLDPEGDGPMGPSRMLLSKPVVAAIDGYAVAGGLELALWCDLRVMDEDAQVGVFCRRWGVPLIDGGTVRLPRLIGMSHALDLILTGRAVGATEALAMGLCNRIAPKGQARAEAQKLAHEIARFPQLCMKTDRMSAYKQWDLDLVEALRNEGREGLAPLRAEARAGASRFAAGKGRGGSFEDM from the coding sequence ATGTCTATTCGTATCGAAAAAGACGGCCACATCACGACCGTGATTATGAATCGTCCGGAAGTGCGCAACGCAGTGGATCACCCTACCGCGCTGGAACTGCAGCGCGCGTTTCAAGACTTCGATGCCGACCCTGATGCTTACGTTGGGGTGCTGTGTGGCGATAATGCTACCTTCTGTGCTGGGTATGACCTGAAATCGGTGGCGAGCGGGCAGGGGAGTGGACATTTGGATCCCGAAGGCGATGGTCCCATGGGTCCTAGCCGCATGCTGTTAAGCAAACCGGTCGTGGCGGCGATTGACGGGTATGCCGTCGCCGGTGGCTTGGAACTGGCGCTGTGGTGCGATCTGCGCGTGATGGACGAAGACGCGCAAGTCGGCGTCTTTTGCCGCCGCTGGGGCGTGCCGCTGATTGACGGTGGTACGGTGCGTTTGCCGCGTTTGATCGGCATGAGTCACGCCCTGGATCTGATTCTCACCGGACGCGCGGTCGGCGCGACAGAAGCGCTGGCAATGGGGCTGTGTAATCGTATTGCGCCCAAAGGACAAGCGCGCGCGGAGGCGCAGAAACTGGCGCACGAGATCGCCCGGTTTCCCCAACTCTGTATGAAAACCGACCGCATGTCCGCCTACAAGCAATGGGACCTAGACCTGGTCGAAGCGTTGAGGAATGAAGGGCGCGAAGGGCTCGCTCCGCTACGTGCCGAAGCGAGAGCTGGTGCGTCTCGGTTCGCTGCCGGCAAAGGGCGCGGTGGATCGTTCGAGGATATGTGA
- a CDS encoding sulfurtransferase TusA family protein, with the protein MAGKTEQINLYDVKCPLNWAKAKVCLEVLERGDVLEVLLNDPKGRKDMPRAAEAEGYAIIHIEEIDGGWRIAIEK; encoded by the coding sequence ATGGCTGGCAAGACCGAGCAGATCAATTTGTACGATGTGAAATGCCCGCTCAATTGGGCGAAGGCGAAAGTGTGCCTGGAAGTCCTTGAGCGCGGCGATGTGCTTGAGGTCTTGCTCAACGACCCCAAAGGGCGCAAGGATATGCCCCGCGCTGCCGAGGCCGAAGGGTACGCGATCATTCACATCGAGGAGATCGATGGTGGCTGGCGGATCGCCATTGAGAAGTAG